The Prionailurus bengalensis isolate Pbe53 chromosome F2, Fcat_Pben_1.1_paternal_pri, whole genome shotgun sequence genomic interval ttcagtttaaaaTATGTCCTAATTTCCccttaggtttttaaattttgttaatgtttatttatttttgagagagagacagacagactgtgagtggggggcgggggcacagaaagagaggaagacacagaatctgaagcaggctccaggctctgagctgtcagcacagatcctgacgcagggctggaactcccaaactgtgagattatgacctgggctgaagttgggccctcaaccgagccactcaggtgctccccaATACCCCCCTCCATTAAGGTTTTTATTTGATCATTGGGCTATTTAGTAATATGTTCTTTAGTTTGCAGATATTTAgggattttccagatatcttaGTGTTAGTGACTGCTAATTTAATTGTGTTGTGACTAGAGAACACACTTCTATGATTAAccttctttagcatttcttgagacttgttttatggctcagaatATGGCCTGTCTTGAAAATGTGGCTGTTTCATGGCTCAGAATATGGCCTATCTTGAAAATGTGGCTGGGATTTGAGTCCAAATGCTCTGGGTCCAAAATTTATACTCCTACCTATTCTAATGGtagctgcttttctttctttaaaaaaaaaaatttttttttttttttttttttttgacagagagagcacgcaacATGAGCTgggaagaagcagggagagagggggacagacgaTCCAAAGGCCTGACAGCAGAGGCCTGGACACTGTGGGGCtcggaactcatgaactgtgtgatcatgacccaagaggaagtcggacacttaatcaactgagccacccgggcacacCTATGATAGCTGCTCCGTTTCTTAAACAGACTTCCAACTAGTCCTTCTGTTTCCAGCTTCAAGGTCACACCCTTTCCAAACCGTTGCTAGAGGAAGCTGGCTCCACCCACTGTGCAGCTCTTAAGGGTTTGCCACCTACTTCAGCTTCTAAGCCTTGTCACTGTCTGCTTGGGATCCACATTTCTTGGTCTGCCACACCAGCTTCCTGCCACTTGTTCATGTACTTTTCAGCTTCCAAAACATAGTGTTCATGCTCTTTGTCCTTGtgggctttattatttttattgcagtgaaatatacagaagataaaatttaccattatagccatttttaattgtacagttcagtggcactaAGCACAGTATTActtttgtgcaaccatcaccaaccatctccagaactttttcatctgtCCAAATGGAAACTCTGTAGGCATGAAACAAGTCTCtacctgtccctccccagcctctggcatctgccattctttctgtttttatgaatctAAATATTTTGGGCCCTCTTGAGTTGACTCATACAGTATCTTTTTTGAATTGGATCATTTCACTGAGCATATTgttctcaagtttcatccatgttgtacatgtgtcagaattcccttccctttttttaaggctgaataatattccattttttgtaTGGACCACgtcttatttatctattcatccactgatgaacaCTTGAGCtatttccacctcttggctattgtgaatagacTGCCATGAACCTGAGTGTACAACTATCTGTTCatgtctctgctttcaattctttgtggtatatacccagaagtggaactgaGGGATCCTAtcgtaattccatttttaattttttgtggaactgccacactgttttccacagtggctgcaacattttacattcccttgtaaatttttttttctcattttaaaaattccttcccTGTTCATTAGTTCAAGGTGGAGTCCGAGTAACTCTATGTGTCAAAACTGACACCTTTACCCGGAAGCCCTAAGTCTTAGTGCATTAACAGTAAAGGAAACTCCTTAGGGTCTGCACCCCTCCACGGTGCTGCTATGTGGAGCACGTGGGAGGGCTGTAATCGGTGATGTCTGCTGAGACCCTGCGAGGGAGGGTCGTGAGGAGACAAGTGTCGTGAAAGCGTTCTGCTGGTGGCTGGCACAAAGGTACGACCCTGTATGAGACAGGGCTAAGCTGGGGGTCAGCAGACAGGTGAACTGGGGTTCACTGCACTGGCGCCTTGGTCTCGCACAGTGGTGACCACACAGATGTCACACGTGTGCTGGCACCCAGGCGAGCAACACAGCTCAGGGTGAAGCACCACTTGGGAGCCAGGCTTACTTCTGCCCTTGCCAGTGACCCCAAGACAAGGTGCAGTTTCCTTTCTCAAAGCACAGGCCACACCTTCTTGGCTGACGGGGCCTGCCTTCCTGACCAGCAGCCAGCAGCGCCAGTGGGAGGAAGCACAAGACCTCCCCTCTGGTTCAGCACTGAGCAGAGCGTGTAGCAGACGCTAACCCAGGAATGGTCCTGGGGCTGGTTTCTGGCTGGAGGGCAGCCCTGTGTCACATGTGAGATCAGATCCCACAACCCAGAAGGTCCTTCCTGTTGGTGGGACCATACAGACCCCACCTCCTTCTCTGGGCTGAGACCACCTGGGCCTCCCTCAGCGTGGGTGGATGTTCAAAGTCATGGATGTCCAGGCTGACCACCAATTTCCCCATAAACACCAGCCCTGTCCCCATGGTGCAGACACTAGGACGAAGGCTCACAAACCTCTGTGCCATGATGAGTGTCCTGCTGGGCCCAGCATGGGGCCCAGAGCTCAAGTTCCTCATAGGAGCCCCAGCTAGCTGGCTGGAATGGCCCCAGGAGCCTCTGGCCTCTGTCTGTTCACTGCTCACTCACCTTTTCACTTAGCAagccctccctgggcctccgAGGGCTACGTGTTGAGCAGTGGACACACACTTTAAGGCCTTTGTGGAATACGCTGAAGTGAACCACAAAGCTAACGGGGGCCCATCTTGTCCTAGAAAGGCCAGAGAAGACCGAGGCAGACCCAGGCCGCCCCGGGCCACCCGCCAGGTCGCATGTTCTGCATGTTGTGGGAGCCACCTGGGGAGAACCATCTGCTGTGTTCAGTGACCCTGCTTCAAAAACTGCATGCCTCATGAGAATCTCATGGCTTCTAAGATCTGCCACCAAATGGCTGATGTGCTGAATGGTGGCTGTGCTCGATCCGCCTTCCCTAAGACCCACCACTGCCCTGGTAGCTGCAGCCCCCATCATTGTGTGCATACATCCTGGCCTCACACGCCTGGGCTGGGGCAAGGCCCTGGCCAGATCAAGGTAGACGGTCGCTCCCAAAGAACAGCAGCCCATGGCATCTGACCTAGAAAGTGCACGTCTGTGCACGTATCTGCACACGTATGTGTCAGGTGCTGGTTCCATGCCATGCCTTGTGGACACTCATGACTGTCTGGGTGGCAGACAGCCTGCTGCAGGTGCAGGTGTTATCTCTggccctgtcccctctctctctgcctggcctAGGACTTGTGTCAGCTTTACAGGCACCGTCTGGCTGGCAAGACCATGGCCCTGAGTCCTCCCCAAAGGAGGCCAGGCCTGGGATCAGATAAACCTGATTCATGGCTTTTGGGATCCCTTGGCAGAATGTGGCCCCACGCTTGGCCCCAGGCAGCCACCAGCACCTGGCTACTCATGCTGGTCGAACCTCTGATTCTTTGAGGTGGCTCAAGGCCAAGTCAGTTCGCAGTACCTTGGTGGCCTGGGGCTAAGCCGATGCAGGCCTGAGTCACCATGCTCCTCCCTATTCTCAGGAGCCAGAGCCCTGCTCTGGGACCCTCCagtctcttccccactcacaacAGACAGCCTGAGTCCCCTGGGATGGCTACCCCTCCAGGCCACAGCATGGCTGAAAGCAAACGCAGTTAAGCACACAGGGCTGCCTGATGGCTCTCCCATCAGGCAGAGTGACCAGCTATGAAGGCCTCGGCACAGTGGATGCCCGCTGACTGAGACATGGATGCCAGTGCTCATCCAACCTCCTTCTTTCTGACCTGTTGGCCTGTGGCTGGGAACCCTGTTCTAGGATTGCCTGTGGTTCTTCTCAGGGCTTCAGTGCCAAGGAGGGGCTCCCCAAGGACCCCACATCCTAGTGGAATCCTAGGACATGGCCCCCAGAGGACACGTGTGTCTGCTTGGAGGTGCTGTACCTGCCTCCACGTACCTGCTGCCAGCGCCTACCAGGACGTTCTTGCCACGGCCCTTACCTGAGCTGGTGGCAGAGCCTGGGGGGGCCAAGGGGTCTCGCGCACTGAGTCTTACCTTTGGTGTCATTGACGGGGTCCATGTGCCGGTAGATGTAGCCCTCCAGGTAGGAGTGGAACTTGGGTGTGGGTGGGAAAAAGGCCAAGCAGATGGCCATGAGCTCCCAGCCGCGAGCCAGGCTCTCGAGGCGGAAGTTCTCCGTGGTCTGCCGGCACAGCTGGATATAGAGCTCATCCCGCAGGCCCTGCACGCTCCAGCCCTTGGTGGCTATCTCCAGGGCCACATGTAGCGGGTCTGCCTTGGCGCGCCGGTCGCCCATGTACATCTGGATCAGTTTGAAGATCTCACAGGCCTCCTTCTTCACGTGGCGGTCACTGGTCACAATCATGGGCTTCTTGATGGACTCACTGCTCCAGGCCAGCATGTTGGCGATGGACACCTTCCGTCGGAAGAGGCCCTGGGTATGTGTGTTGAAGTGCTTGGAGGCCCAGTTCTCGATGTCAGTTTCCGAGGATGGCTTGCGCAGAGTGAAGGTGGGGAACACACAGCTAGCACTGGGCATCACGCTGCGGGCCTGGCGGCTACTCTCAAACTGGGCACAGGAACCGAGGTCCTCGGACTAGGAAGGACAGAGGGGCCATGAGGCGGGTGTGCGCCCTACATGACCCAGCCAGGAGAGAggtgtgtcccccacccccccaccactgTCCATGAGGCTGCTGGAGAGGCTTGTGCCTCATTTTGTTCTACCCACCTCATAAACACACAGCTGGCGAGGGGACCCAGAGAGGCCCTTCGTCCAATCTTTACCCTAGGGGCTCAGCCTCTGGGAAGTGTTCCCTACTCTTGCGACTAAGGGTTGttggttggcggggggggggggaggggggggtgtccAGTGCAGGTCTAGGGGCAGGAGGAAGCCATGGGTGTGTTTCATGGCTTTCTGGGCTGTGGCCTCAGGTGGGAAGAAGCTGGGGAATGCTGCCCCCATTGGTGGCGGAAGGATGCTGCCTCCTGCTGGCCTTGCCACTGCTGTTTGCCTTGGCTTCTGCTAGTTCTATGGGCTCTGAGGTTGGGAAGCAGATGAAAAGGGCAACCCCGCCAGGATGCGGAAAAGCCCATATCAAAGTTCCACAGAACACGTCAATGTCACTTTTGGTCCCCTACACTGCCTGTCCCTTCCCATCAGAGCCTAACCCTTCCAACGAAGATCCTCGCATGGGATCATGGGCAGAGTGAGGTTGTGCAGTGGCAAGGTCGGCCTACAAGGGGGCCTGCACTGCAGGCCTGGTCTCCCAcgaagctggggagggagggtttgccccaggccccctccctgccttcttaATGGCTTCAGCACAAGTGTACGAGGTGTCACTGGGGTAACACCCCTTTCTTTTCTCAGCTCAGACAGAAATGATGCTCTGAGCTCTCCAGCCTGGAGGGGCACAAAGGCAGCCCCGCCCAGGGACACTGGCGTCCCAAGGTTACAGGGTCCTTGGGCATGTCTTCCTTGGCAGGACTGGGGGTGGAAGTGGGGAGCCCAATACCGGGAGGCCCTCTGGCCATTGCCAGCTCTGGGCAGATGCCAGGCCTTGGCTTCATATGGCAGACTGGTTGGAAATGTCAGGGGTCAGGAGGTGAAAACTAAGATACTGGCCCACACAAAATTCTGGGACATCAAGCTCCAGCACATGATCTAGACAGAAGATACACGTGGGCTCAGAGGGCCTGACTGACGCCGGCACCTGGCGCTGAGCAGGGAAGGACAAGCCAGACCAGGCCTCTGGACCAGGTATCTGGCCTCTCCTCTTCACTGGGAAGAGCTCTGAGCAAGGGTGCCCGACACTCCGCCTGCACAGTTCCTCACCTGAGAGCCCGTTCACAGGTGGGAGGACAGAAGCTCAGGGGCTCAGTGGTTGGGCGGCTGCCCACCCGTTTCCCCTGCCTTCCCTACATCCGTGACCTGGAGGGAGTCAGGGCACAGCCTCTGACCCCCAGATACCTTGACAGCATCCTGCCAGGCCTTAGCAGGAACCGCGGTGAGGGAGCCCCACTGCTCGTCCTCATGCCTGTCGGGAACGGAGTGCCACCTGCCCCGCCTCTGCCCAGGGACCCCGGCCACACCTCCCTACCTGTGAGGGGTGAAGGTAGGGCTCTGGCGACGCCAGGTTGGTCTGCACAGAGATGCTCTTCTCCAGTAGGATCTGGGGGAAAGCGAGCCTCTCTAAGGCGCCCCTCTGCCAGTGCTTGCTCTCCTGCTGGGCCAGAGCCTCATCCTCACTGAAGGCGCGCACCACAGGCCCAGGCATGGGCAGAGGCACTGCCCCATCGCTCTCATAGCCTGAGCCGTCCTGCTGGGAGTCCCAGCTGCCTCTCTGCTTCGTGTGAAAGCGGGCCTGCTGTGCCTCCCAGGCCAGCCGGGCCTGCGCCAGAAAGGGCTCAGCCTCGCCAGTCTTGCCCTCTGCACGTTTCACTGGGGCCAGGCCGGGCCCACACAGGGGCCGCTCCTCAGCCGGGGGCTGCTCAGCGAGGAGGTCACGGTCCCCGGGGACTTCGGTGGACGAGGCGCTGGGGACATGGCACAGAGAGGGGTTCCTGCTCTTCCTCTTGCGGGTGCCCGGGGAGTAGCCTGTTGAGGACATGGTGTCCTGCTGGCTGGACCAGGACATAGCATCGTCTTGATGCCGCAGCTCAGGCCCCTCCATGCTGCTGTAGTCCCCAGAGGAGACCCCCAGGCGCTGATCCCGCAgcaggcaggggctgggctgcaggggcAGTGAGCCACCCCCGGGATTGGGTGCATACTTGTTCCTTGGGCCTGCATGCAGCTTGGGGCTTGAGCTGGCCTGCTCCACGTACACCAGCTGCCGCACGTATTCCTTGCCTGCAGGGCTATACTCCAGGCTCAGGAAACGCTCGGGGCACTTCTGCCTGGTCAGCACCAGCTGCTGGTAGGGCGAGGTGGAGCCCTGCTTGGGTGACTGTGGGAAGGGTGCTGGTTTGCGGCCTGGAGACCGCTGGGGTGAGCCAGCTTGATAGCCCCCGCCAGCCTCGTACTGGACGTCCATGGGCGGCTCATCATAGATAGGAGCCTGGTACTCCACGGGAGGCTCCTCGTAGAGGGGGGGCTCATAGGCGTAGCGTGGGGAGGAGGGCTGCGAGTCGCTGGTAGGCTTGCGTGGCTGGGCCAGCAGCGGGGAGCAGCTCCCCAGCTCGGCCCTCTTCAGGAAGGGTGATGACCTCCGCTCAGGGAAGAAGACGGGGCCATCAGATTCTGAGGCAAACGTCTGCAGGCTGGGTGAGTGCTGCCCACCAGAGGGTCTGCGGGAGCGGCCGCCAGACTGGCTGTCTAGGGCATAGCCATTGCCCTGGGAGGAGAGGAAGCTGGGCTCCCGGTCCGCAACTTTGATGAGCATACGCTCCTTGGTGCCTGAGTTCCACCGAAGTGAGGAGgtcctgggggggagggggacaggcaCAGGTTACCTGGGGGAGGTTCTGGGTGGGTGGGGCACAGGCACAGGTTTTCTGGGGGGAGGTTCTGGGGGGGACAGGTTTCCGGGGGAAGgttctgggtgggtgggggtacAGGTACAGGTTTCCTGGGGGAGGTTCTGGGTGGGTGGGAAGACAGGCACAGGTTTCCTGCGGGGAGgttctgggtgggggggggacaggcaCAGGTTTCCTGGGGGAGGTTCTGGGGGGGGGGACAAGTTACCTGGGGGAGgttctgggtgggtgggtgggaggacagGCACAGGTTTCCTGGGGGAGGTCCTAGGTAGGGGGACAGGCACAGGTTTCCTTGGGGGAGGTTCTGGGGGGGACAGGTTTCCAGGGGGAGgttctgggtgggtgggggtacAGGCACAGGTTTCCTGGGGGaggttctggggggggggggtcaggcaCAGGTTACCTGGGGGAGGTTCTGGGTAGGGAACAGGCACAGGTTACCTGTTGGGGAGAGGTGGAAGTTTGGCCCAGCTATCAGCCTGAACCCATTACCTGCCAGTCTCAGCCTCATAGGTATCTGGGGTCACGGCCCAAGAGATCTGGTCATTTCTCAGCGTCCTCCTCACTTCCTAAATGGGAGCTTCAGGCTTCAGGGGCCTGATACTTGCTGGGGGGGCTTCTCTGTAAATGACCTGTGCACGCTTCATTGCTGGGGCCCTGACTCCTGGGCAGTGCAGCCTAGAGTGGCTGTGCTCCTGTCCTGGGAGGTCCCTGCA includes:
- the ARHGAP39 gene encoding rho GTPase-activating protein 39 isoform X1, whose amino-acid sequence is MSQTRDYECDSHDAGVQEPRISGSSTRLEWVEIIEPRTRERMYANLVTGECVWDPPAGVRIKRTSENQWWELFDPNTSRFYYYNASTQRTVWHRPQDCDIIPLAKLQTLKQNTESPRASAENSPGRGSSVSHEGSTSSSLEPELDAGEKVQEPLGRASRQAAFGALKEESSSSSPPGVFLEKDYEIYRDYNVDGQLLHYRTSSLRWNSGTKERMLIKVADREPSFLSSQGNGYALDSQSGGRSRRPSGGQHSPSLQTFASESDGPVFFPERRSSPFLKRAELGSCSPLLAQPRKPTSDSQPSSPRYAYEPPLYEEPPVEYQAPIYDEPPMDVQYEAGGGYQAGSPQRSPGRKPAPFPQSPKQGSTSPYQQLVLTRQKCPERFLSLEYSPAGKEYVRQLVYVEQASSSPKLHAGPRNKYAPNPGGGSLPLQPSPCLLRDQRLGVSSGDYSSMEGPELRHQDDAMSWSSQQDTMSSTGYSPGTRKRKSRNPSLCHVPSASSTEVPGDRDLLAEQPPAEERPLCGPGLAPVKRAEGKTGEAEPFLAQARLAWEAQQARFHTKQRGSWDSQQDGSGYESDGAVPLPMPGPVVRAFSEDEALAQQESKHWQRGALERLAFPQILLEKSISVQTNLASPEPYLHPSQSEDLGSCAQFESSRQARSVMPSASCVFPTFTLRKPSSETDIENWASKHFNTHTQGLFRRKVSIANMLAWSSESIKKPMIVTSDRHVKKEACEIFKLIQMYMGDRRAKADPLHVALEIATKGWSVQGLRDELYIQLCRQTTENFRLESLARGWELMAICLAFFPPTPKFHSYLEGYIYRHMDPVNDTKVTQHMKALLERNTKKKSKLRKKPKPYVEEPDGVAISTYAKYCYHKLQKAALTGAKKGLKKPNVEEIRHAKNAVFSPSMFGSALQEVMSLQKERYPDRQLPWVQTRLSEEVLALNGDQTEGIFRVPGDIDEVNALKLQVDQWKVPTGLEDPHVPASLLKLWYRELEEPLIPHEFYEQCIAHYESPEAAVAVVHALPRINRLVLCYLIRFLQVFVQPANVAITKMDVSNLAMVMAPNCLRCRSDDPRVIFENTRKEMSFLRVLIQHLDTSFMEGVL
- the ARHGAP39 gene encoding rho GTPase-activating protein 39 isoform X2 — protein: MSQTRDYECDSHDAGVQEPRISGSSTRLEWVEIIEPRTRERMYANLVTGECVWDPPAGVRIKRTSENQWWELFDPNTSRFYYYNASTQRTVWHRPQDCDIIPLAKLQTLKQNTESPRASAENSPGRGSSVSHEGSTSSSLEPELDAGEKVQEPLGRASRQAAFGALKEESSSSSPPGVFLEKDYEIYRDYNVDGQLLHYRTSSLRWNSGTKERMLIKVADREPSFLSSQGNGYALDSQSGGRSRRPSGGQHSPSLQTFASESDGPVFFPERRSSPFLKRAELGSCSPLLAQPRKPTSDSQPSSPRYAYEPPLYEEPPVEYQAPIYDEPPMDVQYEAGGGYQAGSPQRSPGRKPAPFPQSPKQGSTSPYQQLVLTRQKCPERFLSLEYSPAGKEYVRQLVYVEQASSSPKLHAGPRNKYAPNPGGGSLPLQPSPCLLRDQRLGVSSGDYSSMEGPELRHQDDAMSWSSQQDTMSSTGYSPGTRKRKSRNPSLCHVPSASSTEVPGDRDLLAEQPPAEERPLCGPGLAPVKRAEGKTGEAEPFLAQARLAWEAQQARFHTKQRGSWDSQQDGSGYESDGAVPLPMPGPVVRAFSEDEALAQQESKHWQRGALERLAFPQILLEKSISVQTNLASPEPYLHPSQSEDLGSCAQFESSRQARSVMPSASCVFPTFTLRKPSSETDIENWASKHFNTHTQGLFRRKVSIANMLAWSSESIKKPMIVTSDRHVKKEACEIFKLIQMYMGDRRAKADPLHVALEIATKGWSVQGLRDELYIQLCRQTTENFRLESLARGWELMAICLAFFPPTPKFHSYLEGYIYRHMDPVNDTKGVAISTYAKYCYHKLQKAALTGAKKGLKKPNVEEIRHAKNAVFSPSMFGSALQEVMSLQKERYPDRQLPWVQTRLSEEVLALNGDQTEGIFRVPGDIDEVNALKLQVDQWKVPTGLEDPHVPASLLKLWYRELEEPLIPHEFYEQCIAHYESPEAAVAVVHALPRINRLVLCYLIRFLQVFVQPANVAITKMDVSNLAMVMAPNCLRCRSDDPRVIFENTRKEMSFLRVLIQHLDTSFMEGVL